Proteins from a genomic interval of Schistocerca piceifrons isolate TAMUIC-IGC-003096 chromosome 3, iqSchPice1.1, whole genome shotgun sequence:
- the LOC124789447 gene encoding cuticle protein 16.5-like, producing MYKLIVLAAVLAVAAAAPGFLGAPAVAYTAPAVAAAPVAYAAPAVVKAAIAAPAVAYAAPAVAYAAPAYHAPVAYAAAPAVVKTHYF from the exons ATGTACAAGCTG ATCGTCCTCGCTGCCGTGctggccgtcgccgccgccgcccccggcttCCTGGGCGCGCCTGCTGTCGCCTACACCGCCCCCGCGGTGGCCGCCGCCCCcgtggcctacgccgcccccgctgtCGTCAAGGCCGCCATCGCCGCCCCCGCtgtggcctacgccgcccccgctgtagcctacgccgcccccgcctacCACGCCCCTGTAGCCTATGCTGCAGCTCCCGCCGTCGTCAAGACGCACTACTTCTAG